In the genome of Brachypodium distachyon strain Bd21 chromosome 3, Brachypodium_distachyon_v3.0, whole genome shotgun sequence, the window TGCATATTATTGCTAGTTGAATTTTGTTTGTCAAAACTTGAGAGATGAACATTTCAATCAATTTCCTTGACACATGAGCTTCCACTGCTCTCTCGGCAGAGCGATAAAGCAACGCTGAAATCGTACGATTGTTAGAGAAAGGGAGGTTTTTACCTTCTCCAATGGGTACGCAGTCTTCTTGCAGGCAGCACACTTGTCCTGAGTTCCACAGAACACAGAGGATAGCTTGTTTGGGACCTTAGACTGTAGAGAATAACAAAACAGATTTCTGAGCTGCAGTCTGACAAATTCAGAAAGCATGAGATTGCTAATTGTACTCTTATGGAATCATGAATCAACAGCAGGGGTAACCAATAAGGCAAAAATACACTTTTTGGATCACAATGTCTATTTgtttcataatcttttcacaTACAAATTCTGGTCCAAAGAACGGCTAAATAAATTCTACAGACCAATAGGACTAAAAAGATGGCAAGAATGTAGTACCTGGTAACCGTTTGCCTTCGCACctgaacaaaaaaacaagtacACTGATGATATACCTGTTGCGATTGCAAAACATTAACAGGATGAAGAATGATGCAGGACAAACTTACCAGTGGGGAAGTTCTTGTTGAAGGTCCCTGTTTCCTTGAAAAGCTGCTCAAAATGAGTCTTGCAGTAAAGAACTCCATCCATGGAGGAGTAGTTGCACATCTAGAAATAACACAGTTTAATGTCATCTCATACACAACAGTATTCAGATCATAGAGCAGACGGGTGTGAGAATTCTGATGCATGTGAGCGCAAATGTCATGAAGAGGGCATTACCGAAAGAGTGCCTTTGCAATGGCTGCATTTGAAGCAAGACTTGTGGTAGGGAATGCTATCCGCGGTGAGGAGATCGATGAAATGAACGGTCTTGTCACAAGCCTTGCACTTGTCCTGTGTACCAGAGAATGTCATCTTGATATTCTTGGTGGTGATACCAAGCAAAATGTGCCACTCAGTTGCGAATAAGAGTAGTCTGGTGCAAGCCTTCTAATGCTAACAAGATAACTCGTCTTCGACTCTCAATCTGCAACCAATTAGGAGCAGATGAAAGCCAAAGAGAGGGTGAGCACAAGAAGCGACGGAAGGCTTTAAAATGCAACGCCTGAACCTGATTTGGGAGGGGCAGAAGGTTGGGAGGCTCCAACGCCAAGCCAGAGGAAAAGGTCAGAGATGTGAATAGATGTGCCACGTCATAATGCTAACTTTGGAGATTATACTCCTTGGTTCCTCGCATGTGGGTCTAATTTGTGGTTATTCTCATGCGCAAAGTGTTCAACTATATTTAGTGCCCAGGATAACTGATCACTAACAATAGTCCAAGACATTTGAAGAAGTGTTGCGGAATTGAAAGGCGGTGTTGGCTgttggtcaaactttttttttggtggaaGTTGACAGATGATCAATCTATTCTTAGCGCACCGTGATAAACAATCATGCATTCCTGAtatacccaaaaaaaaatgtgcccAACATGCTTGATCCTGAGAAGTTAGACCATGAACACAAAGTACTTTTCAGACACAAGTATTAAGGATAATCTTATATTAAGACTGAAGGCACGGCAACAAAAAGTAGCTCCTGGGATGATCTAAATAAACAGCTAATTTACTAGTAAGTGGTTACTATAGTGGTATAGAGAATGAACTGGAAAAACAGGAAAAAACATGGTGAAATGTAACCACGTAGCATTCACATCATGTACCTACCTCTTATCTGACATGAAATCTCCCTTTCCTCAGGGCCACAAGTCCGCAGGCATCAGGATTACCTTTGATAGCATCAGTACCAGCTACCAAGAATTCATTCTGCAAAAGAGTGCAGTCAGGTCAGTCCTGCTTCAGTGCAGACTAACATAATCATGGATGTGCAGGAAAAGTACCAATGTTTTGATTTGCCAGTATATCCTCCATATTCCAACAGGGATGCCAATGTGAAGTGTATTTGAAGATTTGCTGCAACAATTTTAAAGAATGGAACTTGGGAAAACATTGCTTTTCCATGCAAGCTTGGGAAATGGGATGGTTCATATCATATGATTCACTGATTGTACATTCCAAAGTTGGGTGAGagaaatctgaaaaaaaaaggctacaGTGATGCCTGCATAGGGCGAAAACACAAAAACGAAGCATTACAACATGTTTGCactcatctactccctccgtcccatattaagtgactttctattacatgtctctagacgttttttgggtatagatacattcatatttggacaaatttggtcacttaatatgggacggagggagtacgtcaGGATAACAAGGCCTTTCAAATTTCAATCCTCCATTCTTCTGACAAATGGTTGTATTGTGGATGCCAATCATAAATTACGAAGGCTCCAGACTCCAGAGTATGGCCTTAGTAAGCAGAGACTTCAATATGAATCATGTACTGTTCGAAAAATGTACTGTTCAAACCAAAGTTCCTTCTTGAGCAATCTTAAGACATCAATAATGAGATGCAGGGAGAATCAGGTCTTGATCAATCTTAAGACATCACCAATGAGATGCAGGGAGCCAGTAACCAAGACCTGATTCAGTGTacaaatacaaatgtataAGCATCGAGTTGGAAAGGAGTAACTGCAACAGAAGAAATGTAATAAACATAACCGATGTTCTGACTCATGTTTAGCAGAACTGAAGAAACttaaagcaaacaaaaaacacGCATGTAATAAAGATGGCAGGTATAAGTTGGAATAGCAGAACCAGAGAAACATGAAAatgaacaaacaaataaacagATTGATAGGATGGAAGAGCGATGATATATGCCCAACAGACCAACAATTTCGTACATGCATAAATGATGGTCAGTAAGTATGCAATAATAAATCCTACAATGCACAGAGGAGCGGTTCTAGTTATGAGTGAAGCATTCCAGTTGTCCCATGAAATGATGTAGTCCAGTACTCTTATGAAACATTTCAGATAACATAACTGAACATACACCCAAATGCTTTCACCTGGCAAGTATATTGGTTTTGTTGAGAAGTTTCCCTTAACCACTTAATTGCCAATGGAAGAGATTCAAAAACTAAGCTAGTCCCCCTAGAGTTTGCACCATTTAGACCTGCAGCATTCCCATTCAAGCACATCAGTCATCTTCTACCCAGTGGTCATGTTGAAAGTAACAACACAGTTTGGATAACTAACTGTAATGAATTTTAGGATACCTTCCTCGCCATGAAGCAGCTTTTCCCACACCGTTTGGAGTGACAACTGCCATGACAAATCAATTTTCTCACGCTCTGAAGGTGCTGATGTCTGAGAACCAAGCTTGCTATATTGCGATTGGTTTGGCACAAATAAGGCCTGGTCAAAGTGGAGGCCTGAGAATAGTCGGGGCGTCATTACAGAAGAGCAACGAACTCACCATACAAATATATTGTTGATAATGAAAAGTAAGCACAAAGAAAATTATGCCAAGGACTTCACACATTCCTGAACTTGCCAGTAGTTCATTCAACCATTCAAGACATTGAGGAATTTAGAAGGCAAATTATCTACATGACATGCAAATGAACAATTGTTCTATTAGAATTTTGTATTCCACATACATGTCGAATAGAACTAAAATGAAATGATACATTCAAGATCTTCAATACATCAACAAAGAATTTGATTGGCATACATACCATTTTTAGCACATGTATCTAGAAGGCATGGAAGCAATCTCTGAGGATCTCTTACAGACATGCAATTGAACAGGAGAATCTGGAAGCATCCCAAAATAGAATGTGATTAAGAGACATTGATTTAAGCAGAAATGCTGCCACCGCAAGGCGTAATGTACCTTCTTAGAATTGCTGCCACTATGAGGCTGCTCTAAAGGACCTGGTTGTGTTTGATCCTTTTTGGTAACATGGGAAAACCACCTTGCACACATTTCCATACTTTCTGGGCTGTGTGCCCCATCCAAATAGAAAACTAAGGGGCAATTGATATCCTTATATTGTGACTTCGCATGTGGATCTGGAACAATCTGTGCTCGGCCCTGCAAACAAGCACTTGACAGCCCTTTGATGAACTGATCTGGCAAGGTACCCTGCAGTCCACAGTAATGCAGATTACAGCATACATGATAACTAATCCtaacattttcttttgaggaaaTAAACATGGCAGTGTTTTTTTGGTCGGGTGGGGTGTGGGGGAAGAGTTAAGATGCTTACATGATCTTTCAAATGAATTCTGTCTAAATGTCCTTGCCTCTCAAGCCAGGTATTAGCCAATGCAACTGCAAGACCCGCATTCATGTATTGGTGTTCACCATGCAGTCCAAGAGGCTGATCTTCTAATTGCTGTGGGTCCAAAGGTGGGACTATCCGGATAGAAACCTTTAATGAATTCAAGTTTCATATTTTAAAAACTGTACTGAATTATACTCATGTTTATTGAAAATTAGAATGTGGAAGGCAGAGAGGCAACCAAAAAATGTGTAGCACGGAATTTAACATACACCAAATTCAGAAGCTCTCTGCTTCAGTACAGACATTGCCTCCTCTGGTTGTGGAACTGTGTAGGCCGGAACTCCTTTCTGTGTTGATGAACGAAGCCACGCCAGAATAAAACAAAGTCATATTCAGTCACAGAAGTTGACAAGGAGATGTGAGCAGAGAAGCACGGTACACCGTTCCTAACAAATAATTTGAAAAGAAGATTAGAACATATCGCAAGAACCTTCAATATTCCAGCCTTCTCCCCAGCAATTTCTCCAAGCGTATTTCCTGCTCATGGGCCACAACCAGCATTGGAAGCATGAAACAAGCTTACTATGGACAAAGTATCTCTTTCATGACTAACCAAGAATTTCCATGTGATCATATCCAAGGGAAGATATTCCACAAACTACAGGTGCTTTTACCTGCAAAAGTTTCAATTTTCACACCAGTTACACTCTTTAATCTTTATTCAACTCAAGATGCTGGCGATGATCTCAATGGGCTAAAATGGAACAGAAAATATTCTTAGAATACAatccaaagtccaaacagATTCGACATAGTGTACAGGTGAACTTAGTCAACTAGATGAAGAAACTACAGTACTAATACTCTGCTGTAGTTTGCACTGCGATCCCAGCCCAACCTTTTTGCAGCCACAATCCACATGCAAATATTTAGTATTCAAATCAGATGGCCAAGATGACATTatataaggaaaaaaaagggtcaAGAGGCCACATTTATGTCAAAAAGGACAATTTGTGCTGGCGTATGAACTTCCTTTTTGGTTGGTGATTATGTCATGCACAAACTTTATTTGAACACCTATTTATTCTACAAGATGATTACATAAAAATGACACGCACTGACGCACCACATTCGTTGCATCATATTTCCCTCCCAAACCAACCTCGAGCACAGCTACATCCACCTGCTTAAACACACGCACAAAAATGAGTAGGTTCTAGGAAAGCGTCATAATTGCAGTTCACGAATTTGATAAGCATATTATAGGTTCATCTACCGAACAAATGATGATGCTTCTAAATAAACTTACCAGATAACTGATCCTTTCACAGTTCCAATTACTACTCATATGACATATCTGTCAGCAGCATGGGCTGGAAGCAATTTGAGTGAATATTATATGAAAAATATAGTATGGAGGTAGGCGGTGGCAGCCATTCTAGAATCAATAAAGCTATAGCATAAGAAACATCCTTTTCTCCGTTAAATGTAAACTTAGTCTGATATAGATGAACCAATGTCCACGGTATCTATTCTTCGAATGGGTAAAGTCTCAGAAATCCGCAAGATAAGAGAAAGTTGGGGCATCTGCTCATGTATTTCATTACAAGAGCGGAAGGTTATAAAAACAGTAACTATTTGCAAAGTATTAACCTGCTCATCTGAAAAAATCTTGAATGCTAGCAGTGCAAGGAACCTAAAGTAGGCTGGCATTGGAATATCACCACCAGTCTTCGCCTGGAAGGTACACCATATATTAATGGACTAAGGAAAGTCATAAAGCTTATAGGAAATTATGCAAAATCTACTAGTGTATCTTCCAGTCTAACTTCAGTGTGATGAAACAGGAACTGCTACATATGAAACAGAACAGGTGACATTTACCTTCAATTTGTTCCAGCACCACCAGAAATACCTTACAAACTTTTCTTCCGCAATGTCCAGCCTATAATTTTGCCAGAAAATAACACAACAGGTTAGCACGAGCATAAATGGAAATTGGACAAATTAAATATGTTCAGCTTACTCAACAAAATCAATCCCCTCAGCTCCTCAAATCTAATGATAATGAGTTAAGATACAATATTGACTAATGAGACACAGAATAAAAGGTTTTTGTTCAGAAATAAATAAAGCTTCGAATGCAGTAAAGAGAAAAGTACCCATCAAGTCGAAATCGCTCACGAACATCCATCAAGTGTGGAGAGGTGAACAGTCCAGTGCGAAAACCACATGACCGAAGGATTGATTCAGCAAATGTACATGTTGAACCCTAAAGGATAGAAAATGGTCAGAGCTATCAACAGAGACTatactgcatttttttttctttgcaagAATATCATACAGTTTTGACAATGCACCAAAACAGTGAACTAGTGAAGTGTAATGTGTACAGATTGGTTAGGCAGCACTCTGTCACTAACCATTGAAACAAATAGCAAACAGAACAAACATTCTAAAGTCTAAACTTCATTAATAATCAAGGCAGATGCTATTTTCATTTCTCATGCAAGGGCTGCTCCACCAAGTATGGAAGTTTCTGAAGTAAACTATCACTCCCATTTCGGGTCAAAGAACACaagcacaaaaacaaaaggccaGTCCCCATTTCATTATTCCATGTTGAAACATGGGTGAAATGCAAACAACGCAGCTGCCATTGGTCAATTATGTTATAACAACTGATATGCTTGGTTACAGACAAATATGTACTGAAACCCCACGCGCATCAAAATCAGTTAAAATCGGTGTAACCCAGCACCGCCGGCTGCACTCACCTTCCCTTTGGTCCCTGCAACGTGGACCACCTTCAGCCGAGCAATGGGCTCCTCCAGCTCCAGTATctgacaaaacaaaacaatgcaGACCCCAATCAGAACCAACTAAGCAAACCACAGATCAATAAACAGCCGCCGTCGCAGCAATACAGAACGGCACCTGCAAGTACTTGTGCATGAGCTCCCACTGGTTTCCGCGGTTGCCGGTGTCGGCGCGCACCTTCTGTGTGATCAGCGACGAGAGGCACCTCAGCACttcctcgtactccgccgacCCTGTCGCCACACCTGCGCCCTCCTCACAAGCATACCACCGCTCAATCCACCAACCCCATAACGCAGCAGAGACCTAGCATGCCAAAGAGAAGATCTCGGTTCCGGTTCGTTCCTCGATGAGCTTACCTGCCTGGGTGGCGCCGGCCATAGCGCGGGAGAGAAGGATGGAGGGGCGGACGGGGCTAGGGGCGACTGGGTGGGGAGGGGAgtggaaggggaggaggaggcggcggaggcaggcgAGGCGAAGCGGTGGCATGgcgagggcggaggaggaagtggtGGTGGGTACTAGTAGCTTGCGGGTGGTGGTCGGCTTCGGTGGTGGTGCGGGTCGtgggcgcgcgccgccgctcgcgcGCATCGCTCGCTCGCTAAACGTGTGATGTGGAGCGCTCACCTTGTTCTATCGTCGCTTCGCGTTGCGCAGAAGAGACGGGCCTTGTTTCTTTACGTTTCCTTTATTGGGCTTTCTGGGCCTACGACGCAGCCTAGCCCGTTTAGTGTTTTTAAGTGGCTTGCGTTCTGCCGCGCGTTATATGCAACCTGGCCCAAATGTTTGTGAACTGGACATGTTATCGGTAGGGACAGGTTcaccgaa includes:
- the LOC100828805 gene encoding folylpolyglutamate synthase isoform X2, with the translated sequence MRASGGARPRPAPPPKPTTTRKLLVPTTTSSSALAMPPLRLACLRRLLLPFHSPPHPVAPSPVRPSILLSRAMAGATQAGVATGSAEYEEVLRCLSSLITQKVRADTGNRGNQWELMHKYLQILELEEPIARLKVVHVAGTKGKGSTCTFAESILRSCGFRTGLFTSPHLMDVRERFRLDGLDIAEEKFVRYFWWCWNKLKAKTGGDIPMPAYFRFLALLAFKIFSDEQVDVAVLEVGLGGKYDATNVVKAPVVCGISSLGYDHMEILGNTLGEIAGEKAGILKKGVPAYTVPQPEEAMSVLKQRASEFGVSIRIVPPLDPQQLEDQPLGLHGEHQYMNAGLAVALANTWLERQGHLDRIHLKDHGTLPDQFIKGLSSACLQGRAQIVPDPHAKSQYKDINCPLVFYLDGAHSPESMEMCARWFSHVTKKDQTQPGPLEQPHSGSNSKKILLFNCMSVRDPQRLLPCLLDTCAKNGLHFDQALFVPNQSQYSKLGSQTSAPSEREKIDLSWQLSLQTVWEKLLHGEEGLNGANSRGTSLVFESLPLAIKWLRETSQQNQYTCQVLVTGSLHLIGDVLRLIKT
- the LOC100828805 gene encoding folylpolyglutamate synthase isoform X3, with the translated sequence MRASGGARPRPAPPPKPTTTRKLLVPTTTSSSALAMPPLRLACLRRLLLPFHSPPHPVAPSPVRPSILLSRAMAGATQAGVATGSAEYEEVLRCLSSLITQKVRADTGNRGNQWELMHKYLQILELEEPIARLKVVHVAGTKGKGSTCTFAESILRSCGFRTGLFTSPHLMDVRERFRLDGLDIAEEKFVRYFWWCWNKLKAKTGGDIPMPAYFRFLALLAFKIFSDEQICHMSSNWNCERISYLVDVAVLEVGLGGKYDATNVVKAPVVCGISSLGYDHMEILGNTLGEIAGEKAGILKKGVPAYTVPQPEEAMSVLKQRASEFGVSIRIVPPLDPQQLEDQPLGLHGEHQYMNAGLAVALANTWLERQGHLDRIHLKDHGTLPDQFIKGLSSACLQGRAQIVPDPHAKSQYKDINCPLVFYLDGAHSPESMEMCARWFSHVTKKDQTQPGPLEQPHSGSNSKKILLFNCMSVRDPQRLLPCLLDTCAKNDNLPSKFLNVLNG
- the LOC100828805 gene encoding folylpolyglutamate synthase isoform X1, which gives rise to MRASGGARPRPAPPPKPTTTRKLLVPTTTSSSALAMPPLRLACLRRLLLPFHSPPHPVAPSPVRPSILLSRAMAGATQAGVATGSAEYEEVLRCLSSLITQKVRADTGNRGNQWELMHKYLQILELEEPIARLKVVHVAGTKGKGSTCTFAESILRSCGFRTGLFTSPHLMDVRERFRLDGLDIAEEKFVRYFWWCWNKLKAKTGGDIPMPAYFRFLALLAFKIFSDEQICHMSSNWNCERISYLVDVAVLEVGLGGKYDATNVVKAPVVCGISSLGYDHMEILGNTLGEIAGEKAGILKKGVPAYTVPQPEEAMSVLKQRASEFGVSIRIVPPLDPQQLEDQPLGLHGEHQYMNAGLAVALANTWLERQGHLDRIHLKDHGTLPDQFIKGLSSACLQGRAQIVPDPHAKSQYKDINCPLVFYLDGAHSPESMEMCARWFSHVTKKDQTQPGPLEQPHSGSNSKKILLFNCMSVRDPQRLLPCLLDTCAKNGLHFDQALFVPNQSQYSKLGSQTSAPSEREKIDLSWQLSLQTVWEKLLHGEEGLNGANSRGTSLVFESLPLAIKWLRETSQQNQYTCQVLVTGSLHLIGDVLRLIKT
- the LOC100843483 gene encoding LIM domain-containing protein PLIM2b, encoding MTFSGTQDKCKACDKTVHFIDLLTADSIPYHKSCFKCSHCKGTLSMCNYSSMDGVLYCKTHFEQLFKETGTFNKNFPTGAKANGYQSKVPNKLSSVFCGTQDKCAACKKTAYPLEKMTLEGEPYHKTCFKCAHGGCLLTTATYASLNGILYCQHHFWQLFKETGSYDNLLKPASAKNHDEQEATKEEESPEEPAPEAVEHQEHC